A genomic segment from Cyanobium sp. NIES-981 encodes:
- the gyrA gene encoding DNA gyrase subunit A codes for MADPTGPNNPGDSGAGDSGSNGDSRIIQTDLRNEMSRSYLEYAMSVIVGRALPDARDGLKPVHRRILYAMYELGLTSDRPYRKCARVVGEVLGKYHPHGDTAVYDALVRMAQDFNMRLPLVDGHGNFGSVDGDPPAAMRYTESRLQALTTDALLEDIEAETVDFADNFDGSQQEPTVMPARIPQLLLNGSTGIAVGMATNIPPHNLTELIDGLLALIANPDLEDRQLMAIIPGPDFPTGGQILGRRGIRETYTTGRGSVTMRGVASVETIEAKGRPDRDAIIITELPFQTNKASLIERIAELVNDKKLDGISDIRDESDRDGMRIVIELRRDAYPQVVLNNLFKLTPLQNNFSAYMLALVKSEPVLLTLRRMLEVFLDFRVDTVERRTRFLLRKAEERDHILLGLLIALDSLDAIIALIRAAADTASARNELIAQFGLTEIQADAILQMQLRRLTALEADKIRLEHEDLLAKITDYKDILARRERVFGIITDELGAIRARYLSPRRTEILDLEGGLEDIDLIANERSVVLLTETGYLKRMPVSEFEATSRGTRGKAGTRSQGEEAVKLFISCNDHDNLLLFSDRGVVYAVPAYRVPVCSRAAKGTPIVQLLPIPREEQITSLLAVSAFSEEAMLVMLTSGGYIKRTRLSAFSNIRSNGLIAISLEEGDDLRWVRLALPGDSVLIGSLKGMTIHFRLIDEELRPLGRTARGVRAMNLRPGDELVSMDVLSAELADRVASSAELAGVDDTESEDAAGEEMVAEEMAASEGPWVLVASAAGLGKRVPVDQFRLQKRAGMGLRAIKFRRDGDTLVGLKVLGAGEEVLLVSEKGVIVRTEADAIPQQSRAATGVRLQRLDAGDRLVEVVLVPPAPSEEAGEVEDGDAPPAGTGPMDAVAGSGLAPDSAAAEADPL; via the coding sequence ATGGCGGATCCCACCGGACCGAACAATCCCGGTGATTCCGGCGCCGGCGATTCCGGATCCAACGGCGATTCGCGAATCATCCAGACCGATCTTCGCAACGAGATGTCGCGCTCCTACCTGGAGTATGCGATGAGCGTGATCGTGGGCCGGGCTCTGCCCGATGCCCGCGACGGGCTCAAACCGGTGCATCGGCGGATTCTCTACGCCATGTATGAGCTGGGTCTCACCAGCGACAGGCCCTACCGCAAGTGTGCCCGGGTGGTGGGTGAGGTGCTGGGCAAGTACCACCCCCATGGGGATACGGCCGTGTACGACGCCCTGGTGCGCATGGCCCAGGACTTCAACATGCGCCTGCCGCTCGTGGACGGCCACGGCAACTTCGGTTCGGTGGATGGCGATCCGCCGGCCGCGATGCGGTACACCGAGTCGCGGTTGCAGGCCCTCACCACCGATGCCCTGCTGGAGGACATTGAAGCCGAGACGGTGGATTTCGCCGACAACTTCGATGGCTCCCAGCAGGAGCCCACCGTGATGCCGGCCCGGATCCCCCAGCTGCTGCTGAACGGCTCCACGGGCATCGCGGTGGGGATGGCGACCAACATCCCGCCCCACAATCTCACCGAGCTCATTGACGGCCTGCTGGCGCTGATCGCCAATCCCGATCTTGAGGATCGGCAGCTGATGGCCATCATCCCGGGCCCGGATTTCCCCACTGGTGGCCAGATTCTGGGGCGGCGGGGCATCCGCGAGACCTACACCACCGGCCGGGGCTCGGTGACCATGCGCGGCGTGGCCTCGGTGGAGACGATTGAGGCGAAAGGGCGACCCGATCGTGACGCCATCATCATCACCGAGCTGCCCTTCCAGACCAACAAGGCCTCGCTGATCGAGCGGATCGCCGAGCTGGTGAATGACAAGAAACTGGATGGTATTTCCGATATCCGCGATGAGTCGGATCGCGATGGCATGCGCATCGTGATCGAACTGCGCCGGGATGCCTATCCGCAGGTTGTGCTCAACAACCTGTTCAAGCTCACGCCCCTGCAGAACAACTTCAGTGCCTACATGCTGGCCCTTGTCAAGAGTGAGCCGGTGTTGCTCACCCTTCGCAGGATGCTGGAGGTGTTCCTTGACTTCCGGGTGGACACGGTGGAGCGGCGCACCCGCTTCCTGCTGCGCAAGGCCGAGGAACGCGATCACATCCTGCTGGGCCTGCTGATTGCGCTGGACAGCCTCGATGCCATCATCGCCCTGATCCGCGCCGCTGCAGACACGGCCTCAGCGCGCAACGAGCTCATCGCCCAGTTCGGGCTCACCGAGATCCAGGCGGACGCCATCCTGCAGATGCAGCTCCGGCGCCTCACGGCTCTTGAGGCCGACAAGATCCGGCTGGAGCATGAGGATCTGCTCGCCAAGATCACCGACTACAAGGACATCCTCGCCCGGCGGGAACGGGTGTTCGGCATCATCACCGACGAGCTGGGGGCCATCCGCGCCCGCTACCTCTCGCCGCGCCGCACCGAGATCCTCGATCTCGAAGGTGGCCTGGAGGACATCGACCTGATCGCCAACGAGCGTTCCGTGGTGCTCCTCACCGAAACCGGCTACCTCAAGCGGATGCCGGTGAGTGAGTTCGAGGCCACCAGCCGCGGCACCCGGGGCAAGGCCGGCACCCGCAGCCAGGGGGAGGAGGCCGTGAAGCTGTTCATCAGCTGCAACGATCACGACAATCTCCTGCTGTTCAGTGACCGGGGCGTGGTGTATGCGGTGCCGGCCTATCGGGTGCCGGTGTGCAGCCGTGCGGCCAAGGGCACGCCGATCGTGCAGCTGCTGCCCATTCCCCGCGAAGAGCAGATCACGTCGCTGCTGGCGGTGAGTGCCTTCAGCGAAGAGGCAATGCTGGTGATGCTCACCAGTGGGGGCTACATCAAGCGCACCAGGCTCTCCGCCTTCAGCAACATCCGCTCCAACGGCCTCATCGCCATCTCCCTGGAGGAGGGCGACGACCTGCGCTGGGTGCGTCTGGCCCTGCCGGGCGACAGCGTGCTGATCGGGTCGCTCAAGGGCATGACGATTCACTTCCGCCTCATCGACGAGGAATTGCGCCCCCTGGGCCGCACGGCCCGGGGCGTCCGCGCCATGAATCTGCGTCCCGGCGATGAACTGGTGAGCATGGATGTGCTCTCCGCCGAGCTGGCCGACCGGGTGGCCAGTTCCGCGGAGCTCGCCGGCGTCGATGACACCGAGTCCGAGGACGCCGCGGGTGAGGAGATGGTGGCCGAGGAGATGGCGGCCAGCGAGGGGCCCTGGGTGCTGGTGGCCAGTGCTGCCGGTCTGGGGAAACGGGTGCCGGTGGATCAGTTCCGCTTGCAGAAGCGGGCCGGCATGGGGCTGCGGGCCATCAAGTTCCGCCGCGACGGGGACACCCTGGTGGGGCTGAAGGTGCTGGGAGCCGGCGAGGAGGTGCTGCTGGTGAGTGAAAAGGGCGTGATTGTGCGCACGGAGGCCGACGCCATCCCCCAGCAGTCGCGGGCGGCCACCGGCGTGCGCCTGCAGCGGCTCGATGCGGGAGATCGGCTGGTGGAAGTGGTGCTGGTGCCGCCGGCCCCCAGCGAGGAGGCCGGCGAGGTGGAGGACGGAGACGCCCCTCCGGCGGGGACCGGGCCCATGGATGCTGTGGCCGGCAGCGGCCTGGCGCCCGATTCCGCCGCCGCGGAGGCGGACCCCCTCTGA
- a CDS encoding homocysteine biosynthesis protein: MNAGERTAAEGAAGQRSEAGLRHRQEQGELRVRSAEAFRRLVREHDLATAYERTDVVVAADAGFTDQASLHLSLGPTDPPIRLQRIEMAGVQGLASGGSGELVLPIGGGMGDPERSSGAAVLDRLLRGQAVPLAAAGEATRQHPRRDLNTELTLERIAAGRLLLHRAIGENGVVAVSSLPGICHSPIGPLLGPLTTGLYSCGGAGSIGMTSPGLRALGPGSPVLVAGAIGWVMGSGSGHQPEPRRQASGHARTPGAVAAVAVDLHGLDPRWLRPCHFEGHGSGLLVAIAAPVPLLSLSTARWAATGPEALQTPVLDLAIPRRVKPALGQVSYAELQQGSFAIQGHRLRCAPAHSPRLAASITERLITLLQSGAFPLRLPALPLGSRAGLVPLDP; this comes from the coding sequence ATGAACGCCGGGGAGCGGACGGCCGCAGAGGGCGCGGCCGGGCAGCGCAGCGAGGCGGGGCTGCGCCACCGCCAGGAGCAGGGAGAGCTGCGGGTGCGTTCGGCGGAGGCCTTCCGCCGGCTGGTGCGGGAGCACGACCTGGCCACCGCCTACGAGCGCACCGATGTGGTGGTGGCCGCCGACGCCGGCTTCACCGACCAGGCCAGCCTGCACCTTTCCCTGGGGCCCACGGATCCGCCGATCCGCCTGCAGCGGATCGAGATGGCCGGGGTGCAGGGCCTGGCCAGCGGGGGCAGCGGTGAACTGGTGCTGCCGATCGGCGGCGGTATGGGGGACCCGGAGCGTTCCAGCGGTGCGGCGGTGCTGGACCGGCTGCTGAGGGGTCAGGCCGTTCCCCTCGCCGCCGCCGGGGAAGCCACGCGCCAGCACCCGCGCCGGGACCTGAACACGGAACTGACCCTGGAGCGCATCGCCGCGGGGCGGCTGCTGCTGCATCGGGCCATCGGCGAAAACGGCGTGGTGGCCGTGAGCAGCCTGCCCGGCATCTGCCACAGTCCGATCGGACCCCTGCTGGGTCCGCTCACCACGGGGCTCTACAGCTGTGGCGGGGCCGGCAGCATCGGCATGACATCCCCGGGCCTGCGGGCACTCGGTCCGGGCTCGCCCGTGCTGGTGGCGGGTGCGATCGGCTGGGTGATGGGCAGCGGCAGCGGCCACCAGCCCGAGCCCCGGCGCCAGGCCAGCGGCCATGCCCGCACCCCCGGAGCGGTGGCCGCGGTGGCCGTGGATCTGCACGGGCTCGATCCCCGCTGGCTGCGGCCCTGCCACTTCGAGGGGCATGGCAGCGGCCTGCTGGTGGCGATCGCCGCCCCCGTGCCCCTGCTCAGCCTCAGCACCGCCCGCTGGGCGGCGACCGGCCCCGAGGCGCTGCAGACCCCGGTGCTGGATCTGGCCATCCCCCGGCGGGTCAAGCCGGCCCTGGGCCAGGTGAGCTACGCCGAGCTGCAGCAGGGCAGCTTCGCCATCCAGGGGCACCGCCTGCGCTGCGCCCCCGCCCACAGCCCACGCCTGGCCGCCTCGATCACGGAACGGCTGATCACCCTGCTGCAGTCCGGTGCCTTTCCCCTGCGGCTGCCGGCCCTGCCCCTGGGCTCCAGAGCGGGCCTCGTGCCGCTGGATCCCTGA
- a CDS encoding CAAD domain-containing protein has product MSVPPLEGSQDAGEGGEWDLLTSKVQAWLNSGQLQEIGQSARTPLTALLAVVAAVLVLRVYAALLGALDSLPLVPGLLELVGVIWVLRHGLPKLLRSSEREQLTQQLQRRWNAFLGKS; this is encoded by the coding sequence GTGAGCGTGCCGCCGCTGGAGGGCAGCCAGGATGCCGGAGAAGGCGGCGAGTGGGACCTGCTGACCAGCAAGGTGCAGGCCTGGCTGAACAGCGGCCAGCTGCAGGAGATCGGGCAGAGCGCCCGCACCCCGCTCACGGCCCTGCTGGCCGTGGTGGCCGCCGTGCTGGTGCTGCGGGTCTATGCCGCTCTGCTCGGAGCCCTCGACAGCCTGCCGCTGGTGCCGGGCCTGCTCGAGCTGGTGGGGGTGATCTGGGTGCTGCGCCACGGCCTGCCCAAGCTGCTGCGCAGCAGCGAGCGCGAGCAGCTGACCCAGCAGCTGCAGCGGCGCTGGAACGCCTTCCTCGGCAAGTCCTGA
- a CDS encoding GuaB3 family IMP dehydrogenase-related protein, with amino-acid sequence MDIQLGRSRTVRRAYGIDEIALVPGGRTVDPAVTDSSWTLGGIDREIPIIASAMDGVVDVGMAVELTRQGALGVLNLEGVQCRYDDPNPVLDRIAAVGKEEFVPLMQELYSQPVREDLIRRRIGDIKEKGGIAAVSATPVAAIRFGKAIAEAGADLFFVQATVVSTEHVGPEGQESLDLEALCRDFGVPVVIGNCVTYDVALKLMRAGAAGVMVGIGPGAACTSRGVLGIGIPQATAVADCAAARDDHAAATGRYVPVIADGGIVTGGDICKCLACGADAVMIGSPIARAAEAPGRGFHWGMATPSPVLPRGTRIKVGTTGSLEKILRGPAGLDDGTQNLLGCIRTSMGTLGARTLKEMQQVEVVVAPSLLTEGKVYQKAQQLGMGK; translated from the coding sequence GTGGACATCCAGCTCGGCCGCTCCCGCACCGTCCGTCGTGCCTACGGCATCGACGAGATCGCCCTGGTGCCCGGCGGCCGCACGGTGGATCCGGCGGTGACCGACAGCAGCTGGACCCTCGGGGGCATCGACCGCGAGATTCCGATCATCGCCAGCGCCATGGACGGCGTGGTGGATGTGGGCATGGCCGTGGAGCTCACCCGCCAGGGCGCCCTGGGGGTGCTGAACCTGGAGGGGGTGCAGTGCCGCTACGACGACCCCAATCCCGTGCTCGACCGCATCGCGGCCGTGGGCAAGGAGGAGTTCGTGCCGCTGATGCAGGAGCTCTACAGCCAGCCCGTGCGGGAAGACCTGATCCGCAGGCGGATCGGCGACATCAAGGAGAAGGGCGGCATCGCCGCCGTGAGCGCCACCCCGGTGGCGGCCATCCGCTTCGGCAAGGCGATCGCCGAGGCGGGCGCCGATCTCTTCTTCGTGCAGGCCACGGTGGTGAGCACCGAGCACGTCGGCCCGGAGGGCCAGGAAAGCCTGGATCTCGAAGCCCTCTGCCGCGATTTCGGCGTGCCGGTGGTGATCGGCAACTGCGTCACCTACGACGTGGCCCTCAAGCTGATGCGGGCCGGAGCGGCCGGTGTGATGGTGGGCATCGGCCCCGGTGCCGCCTGCACCAGCCGCGGCGTGCTGGGCATCGGCATTCCCCAGGCCACCGCCGTGGCGGACTGCGCCGCCGCCCGTGACGACCATGCCGCCGCCACCGGCCGCTACGTGCCGGTGATCGCCGATGGCGGCATCGTCACCGGCGGGGACATCTGCAAGTGCCTGGCCTGCGGCGCCGATGCGGTGATGATCGGCTCACCGATCGCCCGGGCCGCCGAGGCTCCCGGCCGGGGTTTCCACTGGGGCATGGCCACCCCCAGCCCGGTGCTGCCCCGCGGCACCCGCATCAAGGTGGGCACCACCGGCAGCCTGGAGAAGATCCTGCGGGGTCCCGCCGGTCTGGATGACGGCACCCAGAATCTGCTGGGCTGCATCCGCACCTCCATGGGCACCCTCGGCGCCCGCACCCTCAAGGAGATGCAGCAGGTGGAGGTGGTGGTGGCCCCCTCCCTGCTCACCGAGGGCAAGGTGTACCAGAAGGCCCAGCAGCTGGGGATGGGCAAGTAA
- the trxA gene encoding thioredoxin: MSSAAAVTDASFEQDVLKSDVPVLVDFWAPWCGPCRMVAPIVDEIAKEFEGQIKVFKLNTDENPNVASQYGIRSIPTLMVFKGGQKVDTVVGAVPKTTLSGTITKYL; encoded by the coding sequence ATGTCCAGCGCAGCCGCCGTCACCGACGCCTCCTTTGAGCAAGACGTGCTGAAGAGCGATGTCCCTGTGCTGGTTGACTTCTGGGCTCCCTGGTGCGGCCCCTGCCGCATGGTGGCTCCCATCGTGGATGAAATCGCCAAGGAATTCGAGGGTCAGATCAAGGTCTTCAAACTCAACACCGACGAGAACCCCAACGTCGCCAGCCAGTACGGCATCCGCAGCATCCCCACCCTGATGGTGTTCAAGGGCGGTCAGAAGGTGGACACCGTGGTGGGTGCGGTGCCCAAGACCACCCTCTCGGGCACGATCACCAAGTACCTCTGA
- a CDS encoding LOG family protein: protein MSGPPSPCSAAERGGGTSPIDALMVAIQGHPQRRLIDRALVSLLELSRHETEPEAWRMVEGTLADISEALDVFRPQRDVRKVSVFGSARTTAEDPSHALARELAEAAVAAGFEVITGAGGGIMEAANLGAGCEHSIGLNVDLPFEQHPNPVVSSCDGRLLHFRYFFTRKLFFLRESDALVVLPGGFGTLDELFESLTLIQTGRTPPMPLVLLAPPDDPFWLSWHEHSLATMQQRGLISPEDSSLLFLTQSAREAMDQIGRFYRVYHAAALQQDRVELLLNHAVPAPALAQLNRDYDDLVDQGAIQAAETIDERGFLRPCLRFHFDKRRMGRLYQLIDSLNGLDLPDAAPALR, encoded by the coding sequence GTGAGTGGCCCCCCGTCCCCCTGCAGCGCCGCTGAACGTGGTGGAGGTACGAGTCCGATCGACGCCCTGATGGTGGCGATCCAAGGCCACCCCCAGCGTCGGCTGATCGACCGGGCTCTGGTGTCCCTGCTGGAACTGAGCCGGCACGAAACGGAACCCGAGGCCTGGCGGATGGTGGAGGGCACCCTCGCCGACATCAGCGAGGCCCTCGATGTGTTTCGCCCCCAGCGAGACGTCCGCAAGGTCTCGGTGTTCGGCTCTGCCCGCACCACCGCCGAGGACCCCAGCCATGCCCTGGCGCGTGAACTGGCTGAAGCGGCAGTGGCAGCCGGTTTCGAGGTGATCACCGGCGCCGGCGGCGGCATCATGGAGGCCGCCAACCTGGGGGCCGGCTGCGAGCACAGCATCGGTCTCAACGTGGATCTGCCCTTCGAGCAGCACCCGAATCCGGTGGTGAGCAGCTGCGACGGCCGCTTGCTCCATTTCCGCTACTTCTTCACGCGCAAGCTGTTCTTCCTGCGGGAGAGCGATGCCCTGGTGGTGCTGCCGGGAGGCTTCGGCACCCTGGATGAACTGTTCGAGTCGCTCACCCTCATCCAGACCGGCCGAACGCCGCCGATGCCCCTGGTGTTGCTGGCGCCACCGGACGACCCCTTCTGGCTCAGCTGGCACGAGCACAGCCTCGCCACGATGCAGCAGCGGGGGCTGATCTCCCCGGAAGATTCCTCCCTGCTGTTCCTCACCCAGAGCGCCAGGGAGGCCATGGACCAGATCGGCCGGTTCTACCGGGTGTATCACGCCGCCGCCCTGCAGCAGGACCGGGTGGAGCTGCTGCTCAACCATGCCGTGCCAGCTCCGGCGCTCGCACAGCTCAACCGCGACTACGACGATCTGGTGGATCAGGGCGCCATCCAGGCTGCGGAAACCATCGACGAGAGGGGCTTTCTGCGGCCCTGTCTGCGCTTCCATTTCGACAAACGACGCATGGGCCGGCTGTACCAGCTGATTGACAGCCTCAACGGGCTGGACCTGCCGGACGCCGCACCCGCGCTGCGATGA
- the hisH gene encoding imidazole glycerol phosphate synthase subunit HisH, translated as MTRIGLIDYGMGNLHSVQRAFERLGATLVPVQNPAGMEACDAVVLPGVGAFDPAMERLEHSGLAEALRHWGEADRPLLGICLGLQLLFEGSEEGVAPGLGIIAGRVRALPRRPGHPIPHMGWEPLVPGSPSPLLPAGSPEAWMYFVHSYAAVPADPASTTALVDFAGERVTAAVWQGRIGACQFHPEKSAAAGQAMLQRWLTWLERQAASGDAATAR; from the coding sequence ATGACCCGCATCGGCCTGATCGATTACGGCATGGGCAACCTGCATTCCGTGCAGCGCGCCTTCGAGCGGCTCGGGGCCACCCTGGTGCCGGTGCAGAACCCCGCCGGCATGGAGGCCTGTGACGCCGTGGTGCTGCCGGGCGTGGGCGCTTTCGACCCCGCCATGGAGCGGCTGGAGCACAGCGGCCTGGCCGAGGCCCTGCGTCACTGGGGGGAGGCGGACCGGCCCCTGCTGGGGATCTGCCTGGGCCTGCAACTGCTGTTCGAGGGCAGCGAGGAGGGTGTGGCGCCCGGGCTGGGGATCATTGCCGGCCGGGTACGGGCCCTGCCCCGCAGACCCGGCCATCCGATACCCCACATGGGCTGGGAGCCCCTGGTGCCGGGCAGTCCGAGCCCCCTGCTGCCCGCGGGCAGCCCCGAGGCCTGGATGTACTTCGTGCACTCCTACGCCGCCGTTCCGGCGGATCCGGCCTCCACCACGGCGCTGGTGGACTTCGCCGGGGAACGGGTCACCGCCGCCGTGTGGCAGGGCCGGATCGGAGCCTGCCAGTTCCACCCCGAGAAGTCCGCCGCGGCCGGGCAGGCGATGCTGCAACGCTGGCTCACCTGGCTCGAGCGGCAGGCAGCGTCCGGGGACGCGGCAACGGCGCGATGA
- the rsmD gene encoding 16S rRNA (guanine(966)-N(2))-methyltransferase RsmD, whose product MTLRVSGGRKLQSPPGDKARPTASRVRLAVMNLLAAELRGAAWLDLFSGSGVMACEALQRGARRVVAVEQDSRIAAVARHNLSLVQGGGPPSSSTGPEPQVELHGCEALRWLERGCCGEPFTIIYADPPYGAGLYAAVAVAVARGGWLDGGGCLVLECSTHQLPATPAGWRQRDRRRYGTTTVLLLEQDPERTPGGSGLGAE is encoded by the coding sequence ATGACTCTGCGGGTGAGTGGCGGCCGCAAGCTGCAGAGCCCCCCGGGCGACAAGGCCCGGCCCACGGCATCCAGGGTGCGGCTGGCGGTGATGAATCTGCTGGCAGCTGAGCTGCGCGGGGCCGCCTGGCTCGATCTGTTCAGCGGCAGTGGCGTGATGGCCTGCGAGGCACTGCAGCGTGGAGCCCGCCGGGTGGTGGCCGTGGAGCAGGACTCCCGCATCGCGGCGGTGGCCCGCCACAACCTCAGCCTGGTTCAGGGAGGGGGACCACCCAGCTCCAGCACCGGCCCGGAGCCGCAGGTGGAGCTGCACGGCTGCGAGGCACTCCGCTGGCTGGAGCGGGGGTGCTGCGGCGAGCCCTTCACGATCATCTACGCCGATCCGCCCTATGGAGCGGGTCTCTATGCAGCCGTCGCCGTGGCCGTGGCCCGTGGGGGGTGGCTCGATGGCGGTGGGTGCCTGGTGCTGGAGTGTTCCACCCACCAGCTTCCCGCCACACCAGCGGGATGGAGGCAACGGGACCGCCGCCGCTACGGCACCACCACGGTGCTCCTGCTGGAGCAGGATCCAGAACGGACCCCGGGAGGATCTGGATTGGGGGCTGAATGA
- the petG gene encoding cytochrome b6-f complex subunit V yields the protein MIEPLLCGIVLGLIPVTLLGLFVAAWNQYRRGSVLDA from the coding sequence ATGATCGAACCCCTGCTCTGCGGCATCGTGCTCGGTCTCATCCCGGTGACGCTGCTCGGCCTGTTCGTGGCGGCCTGGAACCAGTACCGCAGGGGCAGCGTTCTCGACGCCTGA
- a CDS encoding cytochrome c: MNGQVMPPTMPRGLVAALVLAAAAACVVLAVLLLPAARTDPYTRQTLELRGSVEHGARLFRLNCAGCHGIAAQGLVGPDLHGVSQRKSQRQLIQQVVSGRTPPMPRFQPEPQAMADLLSYLNGLV; this comes from the coding sequence ATGAACGGCCAGGTGATGCCCCCCACCATGCCGCGTGGGCTGGTGGCGGCCCTGGTGCTGGCTGCGGCGGCTGCCTGCGTGGTTCTGGCCGTGCTGCTGCTGCCGGCCGCCCGCACCGATCCCTACACCCGCCAGACCCTTGAGCTCAGGGGTTCGGTGGAGCACGGCGCCCGGCTGTTCCGGCTCAACTGTGCGGGCTGCCACGGGATTGCCGCCCAGGGGTTGGTGGGCCCGGATCTGCACGGGGTGTCGCAACGCAAGAGCCAGCGCCAGCTCATCCAGCAGGTGGTGAGCGGCCGAACGCCGCCGATGCCCCGCTTCCAGCCCGAACCCCAGGCCATGGCCGACCTGCTCTCTTACCTGAACGGTCTGGTGTGA
- a CDS encoding RNA methyltransferase, with translation MVLVEPSGALNVGSVARLCANYGVERLRLVAPRCDPLGEEARRMAVRGVGVLERAALFHDLASALSDCHRVVATSGRREGVPLELQDDRSCLAWLSAGPTGQPVALVFGREDRGLSNDELLQAGRLLNLPTASAYTSLNLSHAVAIALHAWHREVRQERPPSEPAENGAEPCRRGELEALLDDAEALLLEVGFLYPHTAAARMAKVRALLQRGAVRGSEVALLRGMVRQLRWASHQGANPAG, from the coding sequence GTGGTGCTGGTGGAACCCTCTGGTGCCCTCAATGTGGGCAGCGTGGCCCGGCTGTGCGCCAACTACGGCGTGGAGCGGCTGCGCCTGGTGGCTCCCCGCTGCGACCCCCTCGGGGAGGAGGCCCGCCGCATGGCCGTCCGTGGGGTCGGGGTGCTGGAGCGGGCCGCGTTGTTCCATGACCTCGCCTCCGCCCTCAGCGATTGCCACCGCGTGGTGGCCACCAGCGGTCGCCGGGAAGGGGTGCCCCTGGAACTGCAGGACGACCGGAGCTGCCTGGCCTGGCTGTCGGCAGGCCCGACCGGACAGCCGGTGGCCCTCGTGTTCGGCCGTGAAGACCGGGGGCTCAGCAACGACGAGCTGCTCCAGGCCGGCCGTCTGCTGAACCTGCCCACGGCCTCGGCCTACACCTCCCTCAACCTCTCCCACGCCGTGGCGATCGCCCTGCACGCCTGGCACCGGGAGGTGCGGCAGGAACGGCCGCCGTCCGAGCCGGCGGAGAACGGGGCCGAACCCTGCCGCCGCGGCGAGCTGGAAGCACTCCTCGATGACGCGGAAGCCCTCCTGCTGGAGGTGGGGTTTCTGTACCCCCACACGGCTGCGGCCCGGATGGCGAAAGTGCGGGCCCTGCTGCAACGGGGGGCGGTCCGGGGCAGCGAGGTCGCCCTGCTGCGCGGCATGGTGCGCCAGTTGCGCTGGGCCAGCCATCAGGGCGCCAACCCTGCGGGCTGA